Within the Platichthys flesus chromosome 16, fPlaFle2.1, whole genome shotgun sequence genome, the region CATTGTTTCAGGAGGTAAACAGAGACGTGTTGATGGGAAATTGGGGAAGGAGCAGTTGTGTGTAAAAACCAAAAGGAGCTCATTTGAATAGGATAAGATTTGAACACACAAACCTTAGTGTTGATGTACAGTccacaggagcaggagatgaAATGACTGTTGATATTTAAGTTGTTCCTTCAAGAAACAAGAAGCACTTAAAATTAGATTTAGTTTAGCAACAGCTTCATATGGTCAAACTTAAtgcatttataatttatatcaGTCTCCATTTACAAAgatcattaattaaaaaaaaaagttatttgtaGTTATTCCACATAGATGTGAACATGACAAACTATTTGTGTCTGTAAATGTCTGTCAAGGAAGCAAGTCCTGGACTCACATGTGACAAATGGGACAAATAATGTTCTCTTCATCCATCCCCTCCACGACCGACGATATGAACTGCTCCTCAGACTGCAGGTTCCTCTCATACTCCTCAATTATAGACATTTCTGAAGcacaaggagaaacacacaacaaaaagctctcactctgtttcatttccttttgcATCTCATGTCAGCTGAATTTACCACCATGTCAGGGATGTCACGATACTAGGATATGTCCATGATTCTCAATATCAAACTCgttacaacaaaaaacaataaatcccatttaagtcaacacaaacagaacagtgTCCTGTAGGACATCAGGCATCACTCTGACTGTAAGACACCAGCCGAGAGGAAAGGACCCAGTTACCTTGAGACATGAGCTCCTGTTGGATTTCTTCCAGCACGGCCAGCTCATCGTACTCAGTCATGACACTGAACATctgtttaaaagaaaaggagaacCACATTCACGacattataaaaactaaaatagatTGAGTGGATTTTAACAAAGCAGCTCAGCTACAAACTACAGATCAGCTCAAGGTCCACCTTCTCTCAGAAAAGGTTTTCCAGAAGTTTCCAGAGGATTCAAGATAGAAATTGGTCTTAAATGGTCATAATTTAACAGTATTTATCGATGCAGGGTTCATTATGTGACGTGATGAAGTGACTCAAAATTAGCCACGTCCAACACCTTTGTTATTACGTGAATTCTTAATTGACTTGTAGCATCAAAACAATCTGTTTTTACTTATTTCGTTTGCAGGCTGATAGATTATCTACACACGGCTGTGATGAACAGATCAAGTAGAGCAACAGCGTTCCAGGGAAAGAACAGAGTTGAGTCCCATGTTGATGACCAATTTCATTTAATGAATCTCAGTGAAGTGAAAGTCACTGAAACTTTAAACCTGTCCCATGTCAGTGAGGGAGAAGTTAGTAACTTGATGGAAGTATTAACATCACTGAGGAACATGTGGAGGTATCAGAGTGAGAGAAGCTGGAGTTCAGTGAGAAGGGGACACGGAGAGAAACAGACCGACCTCTGTCAGCCCCTGCGGCCGCAGCTGGAAGGGCATTCCCCGGGCCTCTGACTGCAGGAcgctccactcctcctccatcacctcctggACGATGATGGAGGCTCCGGAGCCGCCGCCCTGTGGGCCCTCTCCCGCCTGACGGTACCTGTCCAGCAGCCGGGAGCGGCTGTTCTTCAGCCGGTCCACACAGCGCTGCCGGAGccgggagagaagagggagagctCGGGGTTACACACAGGACCAGTGCTAGCGTACAGCAGCTAACACAGCTAACATAGCtagctaacagcagctaacacaGCTAGCTAACACTAGCTAACAGATCCGTGTCTTACCTTGCGGAACGTCTCCTTCCATGGCGGAGTGGTTCCTTTATAAAGCgacctgtgtctgtgctgcgcGTCCATCTTCATACAATACCCACTGacggactgacacagacactgacccGG harbors:
- the rpain gene encoding RPA-interacting protein codes for the protein MKMDAQHRHRSLYKGTTPPWKETFRKRCVDRLKNSRSRLLDRYRQAGEGPQGGGSGASIIVQEVMEEEWSVLQSEARGMPFQLRPQGLTEMFSVMTEYDELAVLEEIQQELMSQEMSIIEEYERNLQSEEQFISSVVEGMDEENIICPICHMNNLNINSHFISCSCGLYINTKTRDITPDVLRHLLESRVSEHTEDCLHNPVFFVAPNIDSSPNLMISCQGCDYLSIVL